AAGGAGTGATTTTCGGAGGAGAATAATGAGTGTGACCGAGTTAGCTGGGTATGTTGATCTCATTCCTTGGCATAGGTTTGGATTTTGTGCatcaaatagtattatttttaaggcTATTCAAGGGTGCCTTAAAGTTCATATTTTGGACTTTAGTATTACTCATTGTattcttgccgttcaaaaaaaaaaaaaagtattactCATTGTATGCAATGGCCAACTTTAATAGACGCGCTAACTAAGAGGCCTGAAGGGCCTCCTAGCTTACGCATTTCAGTTCCTTCTTGGAGCCCGTTTGTGCCTCCATTTCTAAATGTATTAACAGAAGAAGTAGGTCTACGTTTATCAAATTTTGCAAACTTTAGAAGCGTTCCGTTTGAATTTAATGTAATAGATGTTCCACCTTCCTTAGAAGAGTCTTCAATCAACTTCAACTATGAATTTCTATTAACACAACAAAACCTAGTCCATGAAGATGAGGCATTGGTAATTAATTGCCAAAATTGGTTACGTTACATGCCGGATAAAGACTCATTCCTAGAACTAATCAAAAGCTTGAACCCTCGTATACTAACAATCGATGATGAAGATTCTGATTTGGACTCATCAAGTTTAGCATCTAGGATCACCACATGCTTTAACTTCTTGTGGATACCCTTTGATTCATTAGAAACTTTCTTGCAAAAAGATAGTTGTCAAAGAATGGAGTATGAAGCTGATATTGGTCACAAGATAGAAAATATTATAGGATTTGAAGGGAGACAAAGGATAGAAAGACTAGAATCAGGAGCCAAATTCTCACAAAGGATGAGAAATTTAGGCTTTTTTAGTGCTGCATTTGGTGAAGATACAATTAGTGAAGTAAAGGTTTTGCTTGATGAACATGCAAGTGGTTGGGGAATGAAGACTGAAGAAGACATGATTGTGCTCACATGGAAGGGTCATAATTCGATTTACGCCACGGCTTGGTTCCCATATGGGTTTGAAGATAAATTACCGGATCATGAAGATGCCAAAAAAACTCAGCATTAGAACACCATATTAATTTAAGATCAATCAATATAATGAAATCTGAGT
This genomic window from Rutidosis leptorrhynchoides isolate AG116_Rl617_1_P2 chromosome 2, CSIRO_AGI_Rlap_v1, whole genome shotgun sequence contains:
- the LOC139889829 gene encoding scarecrow-like protein 32, with the translated sequence YVNPLSKIIMKAELRSNPNSIHLSNSTTLLNLHQNPLSGALEGCLGNHDGACIEKLLLHCANALENSDVNSAQQVTWVLNNVASSSGDPNQRLASWFLRALISRASRVCPTPMNFNGGRSDFRRRIMSVTELAGYVDLIPWHRFGFCASNSIIFKAIQGCLKVHILDFSITHCMQWPTLIDALTKRPEGPPSLRISVPSWSPFVPPFLNVLTEEVGLRLSNFANFRSVPFEFNVIDVPPSLEESSINFNYEFLLTQQNLVHEDEALVINCQNWLRYMPDKDSFLELIKSLNPRILTIDDEDSDLDSSSLASRITTCFNFLWIPFDSLETFLQKDSCQRMEYEADIGHKIENIIGFEGRQRIERLESGAKFSQRMRNLGFFSAAFGEDTISEVKVLLDEHASGWGMKTEEDMIVLTWKGHNSIYATAWFPYGFEDKLPDHEDAKKTQH